ATTCCTCGCCGCTGGAGAGTCCACCGCGCGGTGGAGAGAATCCCAATCGTTGCGAACAGGCCGGAAAAACGCGGAAGGTAGGACTGAAGTCATCGCACCCGGCTCGTCGCTCAATTAATTTTAGCTCCGATTCCCGTTCATTACCAGATCGAAGTTCGTTTTCTTCGAACTGGGCGGTCACTTCGAACATCGTCAACTCTTTCAGGAAGCGCTGGAGACTTTTTTGAAGGAGTTTCCAGAACTCGGGGCTCCGTGGAGAGCCGTGGGGACCATCGACTTCCGAAATCCGGATCAAATAGAGGCTATTGATCCGGCGGCGGGCGGCATACCATGACAGAGAGCGTCCGCGAAGCGGTTCTCGGAACGAGCGATTTTTCGGTAGCGTCGCGATAGATCAGGAGCGTTTTATGCAACTGGGAATGATCGGACTGGGTCGGATGGGGGCCAACATGGTGCGCCGCCTCCTGCAAGGGGGGCATGAATGCGTGGTTTTCGATATGTTTCCCCAAGCGGTGGAAGCTCTGGTGGCCGAGAAGGCCGTGGGGAGTAGCTCCCTCGCCGAATTCGTAAAAAAACTGGCGAAACCGCGGGCGATCTGGCTGATGGTGCCCGCCGGGGTTGTGGACAAATCGATCGCCGATCTCCTTCCGCTTTTGGAAGCGGGCGACGTCCTGATCGACGGGGGCAACTCCTACTACGTGGACGATCTGCGTCGGGCGGAAGCGCTGGCTCAGAAAAAGATCGATTATGTCGATGTGGGTACCAGCGGCGGCGTCTGGGGCCTGGAGCGCGGCTACTGCATGATGATCGGCGGCCCCGACGCCGCCGTGCAGCGACTCGATCCCATTTTTAAAACCTTAGCACCCGGTTCCGCGGACACCCCGCCCACCCCGGGCCGATCGGTATCCGGCTCGACGGCCGAGGCCGGGTATTTGCACTGCGGCCCGTCCGGGGCCGGGCATTTCGTGAAGATGGTCCACAACGGCATCGAGTACGGGTTGATGGCCGCCTACGCCGAAGGCTTAAGCGTTTTGAAAAGTGCCAATATCGGACATCGCGAGCAGGCGACGGACGCCGAGACCACTCCGCTGCGAAATCCGGAGCATTACCGCTACGATTTCAATTTGCGCGACATCACCGAGGTCTGGCGCCGGGGGAGCGTCATCTCCTCCTGGCTTTTGGATTTGACCGCCGCCGCCTTAGTCAAGGATCCCACGCTGGCCCAGTTCTCCGGGCAGGTCTCCGATTCGGGAGAAGGACGCTGGACCCTTCAGGCC
The genomic region above belongs to Telmatocola sphagniphila and contains:
- the gnd gene encoding phosphogluconate dehydrogenase (NAD(+)-dependent, decarboxylating), with product MQLGMIGLGRMGANMVRRLLQGGHECVVFDMFPQAVEALVAEKAVGSSSLAEFVKKLAKPRAIWLMVPAGVVDKSIADLLPLLEAGDVLIDGGNSYYVDDLRRAEALAQKKIDYVDVGTSGGVWGLERGYCMMIGGPDAAVQRLDPIFKTLAPGSADTPPTPGRSVSGSTAEAGYLHCGPSGAGHFVKMVHNGIEYGLMAAYAEGLSVLKSANIGHREQATDAETTPLRNPEHYRYDFNLRDITEVWRRGSVISSWLLDLTAAALVKDPTLAQFSGQVSDSGEGRWTLQAAIDEAVPMPVLTAALNQRFASRGEADFQNKLLSALRFQFGGHHEKK